The genomic DNA AATAGATCATCCGATATGCTTTCCGTCCTGTCCTTCTGTACAGGTGGTGACAGTTCCTGATCCTCAAGCTCACTCTTGTCCAGAAGCGACACGGCCTGGCTGATCGTAAATCCCTGGTCCACCTTTTGTACAAGCCAGCGCAGGATGCTTACATGCTGTTCAGTATAGAGGCGATGCCCCGATTCATTCCTGATGGGCGCGATGATCTGGTAGCGTCTTTCCCAGGCACGAAGAGTACCGGGTTGTACGCCTAAGATGGTTGATACCGCTTTTATATTATACTTGCCTTCTTGTTTTTTATCATTGCTCATATTAAATCCCCCATGTCCACTCTTCTCACTAGAAGTATAATCCAGAAATTCCGTTGTGTAAAATTTGTATAGGCTATGAATAACCTCTGTGTATAAGTGGGGGACTACTCCTTACCTGAACCGTGCCCGATTGTGATGATGTGGGTCTCAGCTTTAGCGCCGAGCCTCAGGGGAAGCAGAGACGTACCATATCCTGCACTCGTCACCCTTGTGACTGCCTGCAGCCGGTCGACCCCGGACTTCGGATAAAGGCCCCATCCGAACAGCCTTATTTGTCCCCCATGGGTGTGGCCGCTGAGCATCAGATCGACCCCGTCCGATGCTGTAAGCTCTGCACTCAATGAAGGATCATGGCTCAGCAGGATCTGGCATGCATCGGGGTCGGTTCCTCTCATGGCATGGGGGAGGTCAGCCTTTTCAAGTGTTCCGTCATCTACCCCGATGAAGGTCACTGCACCGTATTCTGCGGTATCATTCACGATCTCCCGGACACCCTTTTTTTGAAATAGAGCCTTCAGCCGGTCCGGGTCCACTTCGTAATCATTATTCCCCCACACAAAAAAAATCGGTCCAATGGAAGATAATGCATCAAGATTCTCCTCCACCCTGGACAGGGGGACCCCTCCCTCGGTCAGGTCTCCAACGATGACGACTACGTCCGCTTTATCCTCCACTGCATGTATAATGTTTTCAGAAATCCTTCGTTTATGTATATCGGACAGGAAGAATATCTTCATAGGAGGAGCATCTACCGGGTATGAAGGGAATCGAAACGTGAGTTCCCTCACCCGATCGGCGAACGCCTCCTTCACCATGTACACTATGAGGGAAACCCCAACGATTAAAAGAATACTAATGATCCACATGACGTCCGCCCTCTCGTTTCAAATCTAAAGATATCATACCATACACGCATGAAATGGATATGAATATACAAGCATGCACCCAACCAACCCACGTTAATGCGAGGATGGACAGTAAATGGGTGAACATGAGAATATATCTCGGCTTCCTGTCCCTAAGGGCTTGAATTTCCACCTTGATTACCTTCCCTTGAAGAATGAACCCCGCAATAAAGAATGCAGAAGCCACGAAGAAGCCGCCCGGACTGAGGACGGCGCCCACGATGAGGTCCGAGATTGACTCACCTTTATGAACAGGGAACAGACGGATGAAAACACCTCCGAACAGGATCGATAGTACCAGTAACCGGATTTCACGCATAAAAAAAACCTCCCATACATCAACGTATGAGAGGGGATGAATTTCATTCACATCATTCATCTTCGTGTATATCCAGGATCCTGAAGCCCGACTTCTCCAACTTGGAAATGAATTTGTTCATATTATCCTTTTTCTCGAGTTTTAGAACGATCCTCCGCAGGAGTTTATCCGTTTCATCGAACGTGACCAATGAGATGACAGACTCGGAATGTTGTTGGATGATATCCCCCAGACGGGCGATTCTTCCCTCGGTCTCCACTGAGGAGAAAGCGATCCTTATTCCCTTCGTATTCATGCCGAAAGCACTTTTGAAGTGATCCAGTACATCGAATCGTGTAATCAGACCGAGGAATTCCCTATCTTCACCAGCCACAGGAAGGATCGGAGCATCCTGAAGCAGGACCAACGCACTCTCGAACACTTCCTTCTCCGTCACGTAAGTGCCTTGTTCCGATGCCACTTCACCTGCTTTCACTTCATTGAGGAACACGTCTTTTTCCATCCCCGACTCAAAATAATGCCGATAGATGGAGAAACGGCTGATCGTTCCCGCGTATTTTCCATTCGACAGTACGGGTACACCATCGATTTTATGATGTTCAAGGACATCCAGTACTTTTTTCAAGGATTCGTCTACACTTACGACATAACACTTATGCTTGGGAATCATCACGCTTTTGACAAACATGGCTGTACCACCTCTATATTATTTTTGTATAGTATATAATTCAACGTCGACAGGGCCCATCCCTTCTATCCACGGCATTTATTTTCCTCATGTTTTCTCCCCAGTTTCATATGCTTCTATGAAGGATCCTGATGAAGGAGGCGTAGGAATGAGCAGTTTTTATAAAACCTATGAACCATATGTCAGCCCGTTTGACCCATGTCCCCCCATCACCATGAAGGTGTACTCCACTCCCCCTCAGCTTTATATGGGATTTCAACCACCAGGCTTGGAGCAATTCACTCCCCGCGAAGCATTGCGAACCGGAACCTTGTGGAAAGCATTCTATGATCCATACTACAGTCCTTATGAAAAGATGAAAGGAGACTAATCTTATATGACGCAGCTCCCCCAAGAGTACTATGACATTCTTGAAGAGCTTCAGACCGTCGACTTTGTCATTGTCGAACTGACCCTTTATCTCGATACCCATCCGACAGATCAGGAAGCGATTTCCCAGTTCAATATGTATGTAAAAACGCGTAAATCCATCAAGAAAACCTTTGAAAAGAAGTTCGGACCCCTCACGAGTTTCGGAAGCAGCTACTCGGATTATCCGTGGAAATGGAAAGAGGCCCCGTGGCCATGGCAAGTATAACGAATCCAAGGAGGAGATCCGTTTATGTGGGTATATGAAAAGAAGCTCCAGTACCCGGTCAGGGTAAGCACATGCAATCCGAAGCTTGCAAAGTTGTTGATCGAACAATACGGCGGAGCTGACGGTGAACTCGCCGCAGCACTCAGGTATCTGAATCAGCGGTACACCATCCCCGACAAGGTGATCGGGCTCCTCACCGATATCGGAACCGAAGAGTTCGCCCATCTGGAGATGATTGCAACGATGGTGTATAAACTTATCAAGGACGCCACCCCCGGGGATATGAAAGCGGCGGGGCTTGATGCACACTATGTCGATCACGATGGTGCAATCTTTTATCATAATGCAGCCGGAGTGCCTTTCACGGCGTCCTATATTGCCGCGAAAGGAGATCCGATTGCTGATTTATATGAAGATATTGCAGCGGAAGAAAAAGCTCGGGCGACCTATCAGTGGATCATCAATATGAGTGATGATCCCGATTTGAATGACGGCCTACGATTCCTCAGGGAAAGGGAAATCATCCATTCTCAGCGATTCCGGGAAGCCGTTGAAATCCTCAAAGAAGAACGGGACCGGAAAATTTTCTTTTAGTCTATTTCGCTTCATGGAACAGGTTGATGTCATATTGTTTTTTCATTGTTTCAAACACGATGTGCCGGTTCTTCCAGGCTTCTTCTTTCCAAAGATCCTTGCTGCGATCGATGATCTCGCATCGCAGGGCATGAAATTCTTTTTCCGCTTTTTCTTTACGCTGGTGAAAGATTTTGGTGGCTCCTGCCATGCCTGCTACAGCAAGGAAGGCATACAAGTGCAGCGATCTGGATACAAAAGCGGAGATCATGGAGGCTGCTGAATAGGCATGAGGGCCAATTACCGTATGGGTCAGATAGTATAAGAATATGGTACAGCCCACCGCGGTCACCCAAAGGGCAAAATGATGCTGTTTCTTCAGTTGATCGAACTTCTTCTTCTTTTCAATGAGATTTGTCAACATCTGCTCCGTTGCACGGTCGGTGATGTTTTTCATTTCATCCATCCCCCTCACCCCCTCGATTCATTATATGAGCCCGTCCTATTTTTAGAAGCACGTAAAAACCCGCCTTCCACGGAGGCGGGTTCTTATTCATTCAAGGGAATCGTCAACACTTGTCCCGTATAGATTTCATTATTTTGAATGCCATTGGCTTCACTGATGATCTGTACACCGGATGGGGATTGATAATAATCCATCGCAATCCGGTAGAGCGTTTCCTGTGGCTTGACCGTATGCTGAACCACACGTCCCGCTTCTTCGCTTTTTTCTTGTTCAATCGCAGCCTGTTCCTGCTGCTTCTTTTCTTCTGCTTTTTTCGCTTCCTCTTTTTCTTTTGCCTTTTTGGCTTCTTCGCGCTCTTTCGCTTTTTTAGCTTCAGCTTTTTCCTTCGCTTTCAACGCTTCTGCCTTTTCCTTTTCTCTCTTGGCTTTCGCTTTTTCAGCTTCTTCCTTCTTCTTGGCCTGCTCTTTTTCCTTATCCTCATCAACAGCTGGGGCCGCCTCACTTGGCTCCCCTTGATCGTATTGTACCTCTTCGACTCCATTTTTACTTGAGAAGACCACGAGAGGTCCGGATTTATTGACAAAATAAGAATATAAGCTGAGGAAAATGATGGGCATCAGGAAGAAAAACACGAGCAACAGCTTGATGAGGGGATGCTGAATCGCCGTCTTTTTCTTTTTGGATTCCCTTTTCTTCCGCTGTATTTCACTTCTGCTCGGGAGTCCGTCGGATTCATGTACAGGCTCCACTTCCTGAACCCTATCAATCTTCTTTTTTGATTTGGCAGCTTGTTCACGATATGGATCTTTACTCATAGCTATCCCTTCTTTACTCTTCAGATCTCGCCTGATGGCGCATATATAAACCCAAGAGAAAATCAATGACAAAATGCATGACGATGGTGACTAGGAGATTCCCTGTCTGGTCATAGATGATTCCCATGACAAAACTCAAGGTCAACACATTGACGATAAGGAACCAATGGGCCCAGTACCTGATATGGATCACAGCAAACACAATGCTTGCCACCACCAGCCCAAAATGGAACTGAAGGATCCCCCTGAACAACAGTTCTTCACTCACCGCAATAATGAACGCCAAAACCATGATTTCGAAGAAGCCACGATCTGCGAATATCCTCTCGTTCACCCCACCATCATCATAATAGCGAGACGGAAGCAGTTTCATCATAATCAAATCCGCTGTCACTACCAGGATCCCGAAGGCTCCTCCGATCCAGAGGACATCCATATGAAAATCGAACTGTTTCAGCCATTGATCAAGATCGCCGATCAACATATAGCCTAGACCGATGGAAACGGCTATGAGGAGGCATTGAGTGAACATGAGATGGAATGTCACCTGTTTTTTGGATAAACCTTTAAGGATATCTCCTTGCTTTTGCATTATACCACTGATCCTAACAGTATTTTTTTGAGCTGGTCCGCCCAATTTTCATGGGACGGATAAGAATGAACGCCCTCGCCATGGAACTCACCAAGATCTGACCCGCACCGGTCACAGCACCGTTCCGGTCGAT from Rossellomorea marisflavi includes the following:
- a CDS encoding metallophosphoesterase; the encoded protein is MWIISILLIVGVSLIVYMVKEAFADRVRELTFRFPSYPVDAPPMKIFFLSDIHKRRISENIIHAVEDKADVVVIVGDLTEGGVPLSRVEENLDALSSIGPIFFVWGNNDYEVDPDRLKALFQKKGVREIVNDTAEYGAVTFIGVDDGTLEKADLPHAMRGTDPDACQILLSHDPSLSAELTASDGVDLMLSGHTHGGQIRLFGWGLYPKSGVDRLQAVTRVTSAGYGTSLLPLRLGAKAETHIITIGHGSGKE
- a CDS encoding HPP family protein encodes the protein MFVKSVMIPKHKCYVVSVDESLKKVLDVLEHHKIDGVPVLSNGKYAGTISRFSIYRHYFESGMEKDVFLNEVKAGEVASEQGTYVTEKEVFESALVLLQDAPILPVAGEDREFLGLITRFDVLDHFKSAFGMNTKGIRIAFSSVETEGRIARLGDIIQQHSESVISLVTFDETDKLLRRIVLKLEKKDNMNKFISKLEKSGFRILDIHEDE
- a CDS encoding spore coat associated protein CotJA, whose product is MSSFYKTYEPYVSPFDPCPPITMKVYSTPPQLYMGFQPPGLEQFTPREALRTGTLWKAFYDPYYSPYEKMKGD
- a CDS encoding spore coat protein CotJB; this encodes MTQLPQEYYDILEELQTVDFVIVELTLYLDTHPTDQEAISQFNMYVKTRKSIKKTFEKKFGPLTSFGSSYSDYPWKWKEAPWPWQV
- a CDS encoding manganese catalase family protein, whose amino-acid sequence is MWVYEKKLQYPVRVSTCNPKLAKLLIEQYGGADGELAAALRYLNQRYTIPDKVIGLLTDIGTEEFAHLEMIATMVYKLIKDATPGDMKAAGLDAHYVDHDGAIFYHNAAGVPFTASYIAAKGDPIADLYEDIAAEEKARATYQWIINMSDDPDLNDGLRFLREREIIHSQRFREAVEILKEERDRKIFF
- a CDS encoding DUF2663 family protein, with protein sequence MDEMKNITDRATEQMLTNLIEKKKKFDQLKKQHHFALWVTAVGCTIFLYYLTHTVIGPHAYSAASMISAFVSRSLHLYAFLAVAGMAGATKIFHQRKEKAEKEFHALRCEIIDRSKDLWKEEAWKNRHIVFETMKKQYDINLFHEAK
- a CDS encoding LysM peptidoglycan-binding domain-containing protein, yielding MSKDPYREQAAKSKKKIDRVQEVEPVHESDGLPSRSEIQRKKRESKKKKTAIQHPLIKLLLVFFFLMPIIFLSLYSYFVNKSGPLVVFSSKNGVEEVQYDQGEPSEAAPAVDEDKEKEQAKKKEEAEKAKAKREKEKAEALKAKEKAEAKKAKEREEAKKAKEKEEAKKAEEKKQQEQAAIEQEKSEEAGRVVQHTVKPQETLYRIAMDYYQSPSGVQIISEANGIQNNEIYTGQVLTIPLNE
- a CDS encoding CPBP family intramembrane glutamic endopeptidase — encoded protein: MQKQGDILKGLSKKQVTFHLMFTQCLLIAVSIGLGYMLIGDLDQWLKQFDFHMDVLWIGGAFGILVVTADLIMMKLLPSRYYDDGGVNERIFADRGFFEIMVLAFIIAVSEELLFRGILQFHFGLVVASIVFAVIHIRYWAHWFLIVNVLTLSFVMGIIYDQTGNLLVTIVMHFVIDFLLGLYMRHQARSEE